The following proteins are encoded in a genomic region of Papaver somniferum cultivar HN1 unplaced genomic scaffold, ASM357369v1 unplaced-scaffold_10, whole genome shotgun sequence:
- the LOC113326581 gene encoding wiskott-Aldrich syndrome protein homolog 1-like isoform X1 → MEFTPTNFAFCLFASIVGFSLMQLHAEMPSAAAFSCGPGEIQSETKSPTPYTLYCVGCQDTCANYCQPKGRKVTKIECNFWGVDPAVCRCCCGLPFSGPPILPPSIAFSDCPTNEILKYFQPPKDSEIDCNLCVNGCKNECDSIGAQVTKELCVYSSSITSNVLCPCCCNRNSPPPSSPPPPPPPPSPPPPPTPSISPPPPSASTPPPPSSSPPWPPEACCSKEIEVSTPGQEPCRYGLLPRRPPLPSLPGSFLFAAI, encoded by the exons ATGGAGTTTACTCCAACAAACTTCGCGTTTTGCCTGTTTGCCAGCATAGTCGGATTTTCGCTGATGCAAC TACATGCAGAGATGCCATCAGCTGCAGCCTTCTCCTGCGGCCCTGGGGAAATTCAAAGTGAGACTAAATCGCCCACTCCTTATACACTCTACTGCGTGGGGTGTCAAGACACGTGCGCAAACTATTGTCAGCCGAAAGGCAGAAAAGTAACTAAGATAGAATGCAATTTCTGGGGTGTGGATCCTGCCGTATGCAGGTGTTGTTGTGGGTTGCCATTCTCAGGTCCACCAATACTTCCCCCATCCATAGCTTTTTCGGATTGTCCAACTAATGAAATATTGAAGTATTTTCAACCGCCAAAAGATTCTGAGATTGATTGCAACCTTTGTGTAAATGGTTGTAAAAATGAATGTGATTCCATAGGAGCTCAGGTGACCAAGGAATTATGTGTCTATTCCAGTTCGATTACCTCAAACGTATTGTGCCCTTGTTGTTGTAACCGAAATTCTCCACCTCCATCCTCGCCACCTCCACCCCCACCTCCACCTTCACCTCCACCCCCACCTACACCTTCAATATCCCCTCCACCTCCGTccgcatcaacaccaccacctccatcgTCTTCGCCTCCTTGGCCTCCCGAAGCATGTTGTTCGAAAGAGATTGAAGTCTCAACTCCAGGTCAAGAACCATGTAGGTACGGACTATTACCACGACGACCTCCACTGCCTTCCCTTCCAGGTTCATTTTTATTCGCAGCAATATAG
- the LOC113326581 gene encoding wiskott-Aldrich syndrome protein homolog 1-like isoform X2 codes for MEFTPTNFAFCLFASIVGFSLMQQMPSAAAFSCGPGEIQSETKSPTPYTLYCVGCQDTCANYCQPKGRKVTKIECNFWGVDPAVCRCCCGLPFSGPPILPPSIAFSDCPTNEILKYFQPPKDSEIDCNLCVNGCKNECDSIGAQVTKELCVYSSSITSNVLCPCCCNRNSPPPSSPPPPPPPPSPPPPPTPSISPPPPSASTPPPPSSSPPWPPEACCSKEIEVSTPGQEPCRYGLLPRRPPLPSLPGSFLFAAI; via the exons ATGGAGTTTACTCCAACAAACTTCGCGTTTTGCCTGTTTGCCAGCATAGTCGGATTTTCGCTGATGCAAC AGATGCCATCAGCTGCAGCCTTCTCCTGCGGCCCTGGGGAAATTCAAAGTGAGACTAAATCGCCCACTCCTTATACACTCTACTGCGTGGGGTGTCAAGACACGTGCGCAAACTATTGTCAGCCGAAAGGCAGAAAAGTAACTAAGATAGAATGCAATTTCTGGGGTGTGGATCCTGCCGTATGCAGGTGTTGTTGTGGGTTGCCATTCTCAGGTCCACCAATACTTCCCCCATCCATAGCTTTTTCGGATTGTCCAACTAATGAAATATTGAAGTATTTTCAACCGCCAAAAGATTCTGAGATTGATTGCAACCTTTGTGTAAATGGTTGTAAAAATGAATGTGATTCCATAGGAGCTCAGGTGACCAAGGAATTATGTGTCTATTCCAGTTCGATTACCTCAAACGTATTGTGCCCTTGTTGTTGTAACCGAAATTCTCCACCTCCATCCTCGCCACCTCCACCCCCACCTCCACCTTCACCTCCACCCCCACCTACACCTTCAATATCCCCTCCACCTCCGTccgcatcaacaccaccacctccatcgTCTTCGCCTCCTTGGCCTCCCGAAGCATGTTGTTCGAAAGAGATTGAAGTCTCAACTCCAGGTCAAGAACCATGTAGGTACGGACTATTACCACGACGACCTCCACTGCCTTCCCTTCCAGGTTCATTTTTATTCGCAGCAATATAG